The following coding sequences lie in one Montipora foliosa isolate CH-2021 chromosome 11, ASM3666993v2, whole genome shotgun sequence genomic window:
- the LOC137976082 gene encoding latrophilin-like protein LAT-2 yields the protein MLGFEFKGGNWITISVDDTNETKGSVVMGVRYKKLHRLFTTAKNTNKNRTINTNIMSASLFPPSKAELLKNVTLVFKNLKSAGNDRECVSWNIAECKWSGDGCYRVNFTPGSSETACVCNHLTHFAVLMDLTNADAKLSQTDRNLLEILTYVGLGLSILGSVITIISHLVLTERSSPLFQIRVSLMSSLLTGHITFLVEINATANKGACVAAAALMQYFFMAALCWMLVDGIHLYLFTVKVYNVSHKMLVYHLLSWGIPAVFVSISLGITTRKNGIDSFVNDKYCWLSSGSGAFWILVTFVVLVELANTVIIVLVKKEMASMQHTSRKQIEQARLGIRASLMLMPLLDITWLFGLLAPVHTAFLYVTVILNSTQGFLIFALHCWPKIKRSRMSTSTEERKPQNSNKLNQHTHDT from the exons GCTCGGTAGTTATGGGAGTGAGATATAAAAAACTACACAGACTGTTTACAACTGCAAAGAACACGAACAAAAACAG GACGATTAACACCAATATAATGTCAGCTTCACTATTTCCTCCTTCAAAAGCAGAATTGCTAAAAAATGTCACCTTGGTCTTTAAGAACTTGAAG TCCGCAGGAAATGATAGAGAATGTGTGTCCTGGAATATCGCAGAATGCAA ATGGTCAGGGGACGGTTGTTACCGCGTCAATTTTACACCCGGCAGCTCAGAAACAGCGTGCgtttgcaaccatttaacaCATTTTGCAGTGCTTATGGACCTCACAAATGCTGATGCTAAACTC TCTCAAACGGACAGGAACCTATTGGAGATCCTCACGTATGTAGGCTTGGGATTGTCTATCCTGGGATCTGTCATCACTATAATCAGCCACTTGGTGCTAAC AGAGAGGAGTTCGCCTTTATTCCAGATTCGTGTGAGCTTGATGTCCTCTCTATTGACAGGACACATCACTTTTCTTGTTGAAATTAATGCCACGGCCAATAAG GGCGCCTGTGTGGCGGCAGCAGCTTTAATGCAGTACTTTTTTATGGCCGCTTTATGCTGGATGCTGGTGGATGGAATTCATCTTTACTTGTTCACTGTTAAGGTCTACAACGTTAGCCATAAAATGCTCGTGTATCATCTCTTGTCATGGG GGATACCTGCAGTTTTTGTCAGCATATCTTTGGGCATCACGACTAGAAAAAACGGAATCGATAGTTTTGTCAACGACAAATA CTGCTGGCTTTCCTCTGGTAGCGGCGCCTTTTGGATATTAGTGACGTTTGTCGTGTTGGTTGAGCTG GCGAACACGGTAATTATCGTGCTAGTGAAAAAGGAAATGGCATCAATGCAACATACATCGCGCAAGCAGATCGAACAAGCCAG ATTGGGGATCAGAGCGTCCTTGATGTTGATGCCCCTGTTGGATATCACATGGTTATTTGGTCTCTTGGCACCAGTACACACTGCGTTTCTGTACGTTACTGTCATTCTGAACTCCACTCAG GGGTTCCTAATTTTTGCTCTTCATTGCTGGCCAAAAATAAAGAG ATCACGGATGTCTACATCGACGGAAgaaagaaagccacaaaacaGCAACAAACTCAATCAACACACACATGACACCTAG